A genomic segment from Neobacillus sp. YX16 encodes:
- a CDS encoding SIS domain-containing protein, with the protein MDNYYQYVTANLEKLYTTQIEKMEEAATCIFESLQNGGRFLVTGSGHSHMFAEEFYVRAGGFAQVSPILPNEFFLHDHPLKSTMIERIEAYAKVIFDLYKINSKDVLVIASNSGRNGMTVELAKMAQECGTKVIAFTNPNHPAGSKSRHSSGKYLCDFSDVVIDSCTGPGDAYFFVEEAKTGMGATSTMAGAFVAQTISILLAKKYHQAGLKPPVFKSSNVDGGDEWNKELFAKYYGV; encoded by the coding sequence ATGGATAATTATTATCAATATGTGACTGCAAATCTCGAAAAACTGTATACGACACAGATTGAAAAAATGGAGGAAGCAGCCACGTGCATTTTTGAATCCCTTCAAAATGGAGGTCGCTTCCTAGTTACAGGTTCAGGTCACTCCCATATGTTTGCAGAAGAATTTTACGTAAGAGCGGGTGGATTTGCACAAGTCTCGCCTATTTTACCGAATGAGTTTTTTTTACATGATCATCCTTTAAAGAGTACTATGATTGAACGCATAGAAGCCTATGCAAAAGTTATCTTTGATTTATATAAAATCAACTCAAAGGATGTACTTGTCATTGCTTCCAATTCAGGAAGAAATGGAATGACGGTTGAACTTGCAAAAATGGCACAGGAATGTGGTACAAAGGTCATTGCTTTTACAAATCCGAATCATCCTGCAGGCTCAAAATCAAGACACAGCAGCGGAAAATATCTTTGTGACTTTAGTGATGTCGTTATTGATAGTTGTACTGGACCTGGGGATGCTTACTTTTTTGTAGAAGAAGCAAAAACAGGTATGGGGGCAACTTCTACTATGGCGGGAGCTTTTGTTGCTCAAACCATTTCTATTTTGTTAGCAAAAAAATACCACCAAGCTGGACTGAAACCGCCGGTGTTTAAGAGTTCTAATGTTGATGGCGGAGATGAATGGAATAAAGAACTTTTTGCGAAGTATTACGGTGTTTAA
- a CDS encoding sugar phosphate nucleotidyltransferase, translating into MNETGGDGMVKSAIILAAGKGSKMFPFNAVRSKTTIKIAGKSLIRYNIESIVAMGIKEIIVVINEEHQREIENLLSDIENVKFVSDQSNLGSAESLVKGAEKLSDTKDFIVLYGDTIVEQKDLENLVNSIKPAVLLKNLEESSRNWIGASIENGFVQSIGAHYRGNSITHQFAGFHFDDTLLDYVKRTPDYFPDVKVGVGVPKERYIEAGLLKSLDKVKLKAIECSGYFFDIDKPWHMLEANRYMVDHFCHALQENQLAEGATISANATIHGHVKLGKNSSIGDRVVIHGNLIVGDNTIIDNGAIFNGNAVIGDHTKISNYCIIYDGVSIGSNCIFDHCAEFLGGMVMDKVYLYHYGEFYGAIGSHTDIGAATVCGTLRFDDGETEHVVNGRKEVPLHFSNAAYLGDYCRTGVNTIIMPGCKIGAYSVLGAGAIIDKDIEKNSLVFVKQDLIIKKWSENKYGW; encoded by the coding sequence ATGAATGAAACCGGAGGTGATGGAATGGTGAAAAGCGCCATTATTCTTGCGGCAGGCAAAGGCAGTAAAATGTTTCCTTTCAATGCGGTTCGCTCCAAAACGACAATAAAAATCGCAGGGAAGTCATTAATCCGCTATAACATTGAATCCATTGTGGCAATGGGAATAAAAGAAATTATTGTTGTTATTAATGAAGAACATCAAAGAGAAATAGAAAATCTATTATCAGATATAGAAAACGTTAAATTTGTAAGTGATCAATCCAATTTAGGAAGCGCAGAAAGTCTGGTAAAAGGAGCTGAGAAGCTCTCTGATACGAAGGACTTTATCGTTCTCTATGGGGATACCATCGTTGAACAAAAGGATTTAGAGAACTTAGTGAATTCTATAAAACCGGCTGTGTTGTTGAAAAATTTGGAGGAATCCTCAAGAAACTGGATTGGTGCGAGTATCGAGAATGGCTTCGTTCAGTCGATCGGTGCCCACTATCGTGGGAACAGCATTACCCATCAATTTGCAGGGTTTCACTTTGACGATACACTTCTAGATTACGTGAAAAGAACTCCCGATTATTTTCCAGACGTAAAAGTAGGTGTAGGTGTTCCAAAAGAGAGATATATTGAAGCTGGACTTCTGAAATCGCTTGATAAAGTAAAATTGAAAGCAATCGAATGTAGTGGATATTTCTTTGATATTGACAAGCCCTGGCATATGTTAGAAGCGAACCGATATATGGTGGATCATTTTTGTCATGCACTGCAAGAGAACCAACTAGCAGAAGGGGCGACGATTTCAGCAAATGCAACCATTCATGGCCATGTAAAACTGGGCAAGAACTCCTCAATTGGTGATCGAGTTGTCATTCACGGTAACCTGATTGTTGGTGACAACACCATCATTGATAATGGAGCCATTTTTAATGGCAATGCTGTGATTGGTGATCATACAAAAATTAGTAATTACTGCATCATTTACGATGGAGTATCGATAGGTTCGAATTGTATATTCGACCATTGTGCAGAGTTCCTTGGCGGAATGGTGATGGATAAGGTATATCTTTACCACTATGGCGAGTTTTATGGTGCTATTGGCAGTCATACGGATATCGGAGCAGCAACCGTTTGCGGAACATTACGCTTTGATGACGGAGAAACGGAGCACGTTGTAAATGGACGAAAAGAAGTACCGTTACATTTTTCAAATGCAGCTTATCTTGGCGACTATTGCAGAACGGGCGTAAATACGATTATTATGCCTGGTTGTAAAATAGGTGCTTATAGTGTTCTCGGAGCTGGTGCAATCATCGATAAAGATATTGAAAAAAATAGTCTTGTTTTCGTGAAACAAGATCTAATTATAAAAAAATGGAGCGAAAATAAGTACGGGTGGTAA
- a CDS encoding BglG family transcription antiterminator — translation MRRDLILQYLYQKGKSLTSHEIESEFAISNRTLRNELKELNVIGEKSGFVIQKKRGVGYLLHVVNQEMVQSYLEEIKGALAPDLPRVRVSNIIMLLLQTTEFQTIDMFADSLMISRSTVLSDMVEVERQVRIFDLKVEAKSRYGVRLLGDETNFRRAFSYFLSQKETGLLKKSNYLNFEKAFPFEEIRTVLSEEVQINRLKLSYFALENILMHIQILSFRVTQHNFILPNQEKKLDVSLIKPSYMNIAKRICEVLSELYHVVLPESEMIYLAAHISGKSSVDDIEEQEKNDLEQKLKHCFERLDQTFLTQFTGDQQLLDMLLMHMYPLLRRIYFNLKLTNPLIDDVYSRYSDVFMIALKFSEMIKEIWGFELSSDEMGYITMHFAAHMEREKQKQLSSYKKILLSYGSGAGSADLLKMKLETLFQGATINVVLYSELQSVHQEEYDLLVSSHPIRFDNISIPYIQVAPILTETDIQRIRRTLTRYPASSVKANAPTLLSLFHSDMFYIEDTREAFDYKAYIKEKAKRVVELGFATPDFPDLVVEREEKISTILQNGIAVPHALKMVAIQDSISVVIFKNPTTYDGKVVQILFLINLRAGDLFLHKELSRLVLHLMEHPEAKQRILKSSNFNDFQYEVSKILFC, via the coding sequence ATGCGAAGAGATCTAATTTTGCAATATTTGTATCAAAAAGGAAAATCACTTACATCACATGAAATTGAATCAGAATTTGCCATTTCAAATCGGACATTACGAAATGAATTAAAAGAATTAAACGTTATTGGTGAAAAATCTGGATTTGTTATTCAGAAAAAACGTGGTGTAGGATATTTACTTCATGTAGTAAATCAAGAAATGGTTCAATCGTATTTGGAAGAAATTAAGGGTGCTTTAGCCCCGGATTTACCTCGTGTTCGAGTAAGCAATATCATAATGCTCCTGCTCCAAACGACTGAGTTTCAAACTATTGATATGTTCGCTGATAGCCTAATGATCAGCAGATCGACAGTTCTTAGCGACATGGTTGAAGTTGAAAGGCAAGTTAGGATTTTTGATTTAAAAGTAGAAGCGAAATCACGTTACGGTGTTCGTTTACTAGGTGACGAAACAAATTTTAGAAGGGCGTTTTCCTATTTCTTGAGTCAAAAGGAAACAGGATTGTTAAAAAAATCTAATTATCTAAATTTCGAGAAAGCGTTTCCGTTTGAAGAGATTAGAACTGTTTTGAGTGAAGAGGTACAAATCAATCGTTTGAAATTAAGTTATTTTGCCCTTGAGAACATATTAATGCATATTCAAATACTCTCGTTTCGAGTAACTCAACACAATTTTATATTGCCTAATCAAGAAAAGAAGTTAGATGTTTCCCTGATTAAGCCATCTTATATGAATATAGCCAAGAGAATTTGTGAAGTACTTTCTGAACTATATCATGTTGTACTACCAGAGAGTGAAATGATCTATCTTGCTGCACATATAAGTGGTAAATCTAGTGTCGATGATATTGAGGAACAAGAAAAGAATGATTTGGAACAAAAACTAAAGCATTGTTTTGAAAGATTAGATCAAACATTCTTGACACAGTTTACAGGTGATCAACAACTTTTGGATATGCTTTTGATGCATATGTATCCTTTGTTAAGAAGAATATATTTCAACTTAAAGCTTACAAATCCATTGATTGATGACGTATACAGTAGATATTCCGACGTCTTTATGATTGCTTTAAAATTTTCTGAAATGATAAAGGAAATATGGGGATTTGAACTTTCTAGTGATGAAATGGGATACATTACCATGCATTTTGCAGCTCATATGGAAAGAGAGAAGCAAAAACAATTAAGTTCCTATAAGAAAATTCTACTATCGTACGGATCAGGAGCAGGATCGGCTGATTTACTTAAAATGAAACTTGAAACACTTTTCCAAGGTGCAACCATTAACGTCGTTCTATACAGTGAACTTCAATCGGTTCATCAAGAAGAATATGATTTATTAGTTTCATCTCATCCAATTCGTTTTGACAATATTTCAATTCCATATATTCAAGTAGCACCAATATTAACTGAGACGGATATCCAGAGAATTCGTCGTACGCTGACTAGGTATCCAGCGAGTAGCGTTAAGGCAAATGCACCAACTCTCTTATCTCTGTTTCATTCAGATATGTTTTATATAGAAGATACTAGAGAGGCTTTTGACTACAAAGCGTACATTAAAGAAAAAGCGAAAAGAGTTGTTGAATTGGGTTTTGCAACACCTGACTTTCCTGATTTGGTTGTCGAACGGGAAGAAAAAATATCGACGATTCTCCAAAATGGGATAGCAGTGCCACATGCATTAAAAATGGTTGCTATTCAAGATTCGATAAGTGTTGTGATATTTAAGAATCCAACAACTTATGATGGAAAGGTAGTACAAATACTTTTTTTAATTAATCTACGTGCGGGAGACTTGTTTTTACACAAGGAGTTAAGTCGATTAGTTTTACATTTAATGGAGCATCCCGAAGCGAAACAGAGAATTCTGAAGTCAAGTAACTTCAATGATTTTCAATACGAGGTTTCTAAAATATTATTCTGCTAG
- a CDS encoding DUF202 domain-containing protein, whose protein sequence is MKALYRIEESSGDSVKYAQQHLANERTYLAWIRTAISITGVGFLTTSLHFTSEISSNPFINTLVIILGIFACVICFIICVFSTFQYTKKRREIQEGIFIPSNHSIIFVSILFSLLVFIIFMYLSFLLLMKS, encoded by the coding sequence ATGAAAGCTTTATATAGAATAGAAGAGTCATCAGGAGACAGTGTAAAGTATGCACAGCAGCATTTGGCTAATGAAAGAACCTATCTAGCATGGATTAGGACGGCGATATCCATTACGGGAGTAGGCTTTTTAACGACTTCATTGCATTTTACTAGTGAAATTAGCTCTAATCCATTTATTAATACCTTAGTAATCATTCTCGGTATTTTTGCTTGTGTTATTTGTTTTATTATTTGCGTATTTTCTACTTTTCAATATACAAAGAAGAGAAGGGAAATCCAAGAGGGTATCTTCATTCCTTCTAACCATTCTATTATTTTTGTTTCAATTTTATTTTCTTTGTTAGTTTTTATAATTTTTATGTACCTCTCTTTCTTATTATTGATGAAATCTTAA
- a CDS encoding MupG family TIM beta-alpha barrel fold protein, producing the protein MREIGISVYPNFYPLDQIKDYLEKAHSFGFKKVFVSLILTNHGFEGAQVVNANTWNDILSYCKELGMTVSADMNDEVFNELGCALNDLTALQKMGITKLRIDGGFTSEEIALLSKNTQGIQIEVNASMSSSDNQNGNALRECLEFLETIEKEGNIGQLTACHNFFPLPDTALSLEDIRPINDLFASFGVPVGGFVASQLSPKDLHHLGHGVCTIEKHRFLPCHIAMLELFANGFDDVLIGDSSADLSELAEMERCYKQDYIEIPVVFNPFVPQNTKLKIQESILISRVDQPANLIRATDTRGMEVPPCYCAPREKYTISVLNYRSAQYEGELQISLKDLGQSVEHNVIGFVHPFAKDLLPYLLAGRNKFRLVEYK; encoded by the coding sequence ATGCGTGAAATAGGAATTAGTGTCTATCCAAACTTTTATCCATTAGATCAAATCAAAGATTATTTGGAAAAGGCCCATTCGTTCGGTTTTAAAAAAGTATTTGTTTCACTGATTTTAACTAATCATGGTTTTGAAGGTGCTCAGGTTGTAAATGCGAACACTTGGAATGACATACTGAGTTACTGTAAAGAACTTGGTATGACTGTATCAGCTGATATGAATGATGAAGTTTTCAACGAGTTGGGTTGTGCATTGAACGATCTTACAGCGTTACAAAAGATGGGCATCACAAAACTCCGTATTGATGGAGGTTTTACGAGCGAAGAAATTGCACTTCTTTCAAAAAATACGCAGGGGATACAAATAGAAGTAAATGCCTCGATGTCTTCCTCTGATAATCAAAATGGAAATGCTTTACGCGAATGTCTTGAATTTTTAGAAACAATAGAAAAAGAAGGAAATATTGGTCAATTAACTGCCTGTCACAATTTTTTCCCGCTGCCAGATACAGCATTGTCTCTTGAGGACATTCGTCCAATTAACGACTTGTTTGCTTCATTTGGTGTGCCGGTCGGAGGGTTTGTTGCATCGCAGCTTTCGCCTAAAGATTTGCACCACTTAGGTCATGGGGTTTGTACGATTGAAAAACATCGCTTTTTGCCTTGTCATATTGCAATGTTAGAGTTATTCGCAAATGGTTTTGATGATGTGCTAATTGGTGACTCGTCTGCGGATCTTTCAGAGCTAGCAGAAATGGAAAGATGTTACAAACAGGATTATATAGAGATTCCAGTTGTATTCAATCCGTTTGTTCCTCAAAATACGAAACTGAAAATTCAAGAGTCCATTCTGATTTCAAGAGTTGATCAGCCTGCCAATCTCATTCGGGCGACTGATACGAGAGGAATGGAAGTGCCCCCTTGCTACTGTGCACCAAGAGAAAAGTATACAATCTCAGTTTTAAATTATAGAAGTGCGCAATATGAAGGGGAATTACAAATCTCATTGAAAGATTTAGGACAATCGGTTGAGCACAATGTGATTGGATTTGTTCATCCTTTTGCAAAAGATTTATTGCCTTATCTTTTAGCAGGCAGAAATAAATTCCGATTAGTAGAATATAAGTAA
- a CDS encoding BadF/BadG/BcrA/BcrD ATPase family protein, protein MINERMNEQIMSNRLIIGMDGGGTKTRVMVKERQDGEILFDQNFGMSNYNNIGVEGLRPVFCEIYEALFTCFQERLQDAILVLGSAGVDRPKDVEIYLTALKESGFSCQLEVVNDAEIALVGGNGDRKDALMIAGTGSIVIGIDSKGKIVRSGGWGGLISDEGSGFQIGRHAIAAVMQEYDKVIAPTSFTEKLLAHFQLTSPEEFIDLLYLEDTLPVDKVASCTPIILEAWENGDEAARTIVEAELEKLVRLVVGISRQMGSEKFRLSVAGSLLTKSTDYFSTLKEKLRVVLPQVEISTPLYDPVFGAILIGARVQVNTNFE, encoded by the coding sequence ATGATTAATGAAAGGATGAATGAACAGATAATGAGTAATAGATTGATTATTGGAATGGACGGCGGAGGAACGAAAACGAGAGTCATGGTCAAAGAACGACAAGACGGAGAAATACTATTTGACCAAAATTTTGGGATGTCAAATTATAATAACATCGGCGTAGAAGGTCTTAGACCAGTATTTTGCGAAATTTATGAAGCTTTATTCACTTGTTTTCAAGAGCGACTGCAAGATGCGATTCTCGTACTAGGTTCTGCAGGTGTCGATAGACCGAAGGATGTTGAAATCTATCTAACTGCATTAAAAGAAAGCGGATTCTCTTGCCAATTAGAAGTGGTGAATGATGCAGAAATTGCCCTAGTTGGTGGCAATGGAGATCGAAAAGATGCTTTGATGATTGCTGGAACAGGTTCCATTGTTATCGGAATTGACTCTAAAGGGAAAATCGTTCGCTCTGGTGGATGGGGCGGATTGATAAGTGATGAAGGAAGCGGTTTCCAAATTGGTCGACATGCGATTGCAGCTGTTATGCAAGAGTACGACAAAGTTATTGCACCTACATCCTTTACAGAAAAGTTGCTGGCTCATTTTCAGTTAACTTCCCCAGAAGAATTTATTGATTTATTATATTTGGAAGATACGCTGCCCGTTGACAAGGTAGCTTCTTGTACGCCAATTATTCTAGAAGCATGGGAAAATGGAGACGAAGCTGCTCGTACGATTGTTGAAGCAGAACTAGAGAAGTTAGTTCGTTTAGTCGTTGGAATCAGTCGACAAATGGGGTCAGAAAAATTCCGTCTCTCTGTTGCAGGCAGTTTGTTAACGAAATCAACAGATTATTTCAGTACGTTAAAAGAGAAGTTACGTGTGGTTTTACCACAAGTAGAAATTTCTACACCACTTTATGACCCAGTATTCGGTGCCATCCTTATTGGTGCGAGGGTACAAGTAAATACAAATTTTGAATAG